A single genomic interval of Flavihumibacter rivuli harbors:
- a CDS encoding sensor histidine kinase, with protein sequence MNERKIRTWLPLILLVFILLFFYGIYIRDLKSGIQIIALSFFYSLASCETARWLALTSRLKHPGLALTRKRLRYMALISIPFLVLVPMLDEAVTFLVGFFTVDNLKWGLLFRDYLTMVGLNLLCTVIVVAVYEGIYYIENWKKLYDESEQLKKITLNSQFQFLKEQIKPHFLFNSLNTLTSLIGTDPERAEQFAVEMSSVYRYLLTNQDKELSTVKEELDFLHSYIHLLKTRFADSLQVNIRIPEREYQMLIPPLVLQLLVENAVKHNIVSRDRPLFVSIETDGEHSLIVTNNIQRKANPEPSEKTGLNNLITRYQLLKMDNQLSITDNDQIFKVVLPLIESSIYQSLGLPKKDPANFPNQAS encoded by the coding sequence ATGAATGAAAGAAAGATCAGGACCTGGCTACCATTGATACTGCTGGTTTTTATCCTGCTTTTCTTTTATGGCATCTATATCCGGGACCTCAAGTCAGGTATCCAGATCATTGCATTGAGTTTTTTCTATTCCCTCGCTTCCTGCGAAACGGCCCGTTGGCTGGCCCTGACCTCACGCCTGAAACACCCGGGGCTTGCCCTGACCCGGAAAAGGCTCAGGTATATGGCACTGATCAGCATTCCTTTCCTGGTACTTGTACCCATGCTTGATGAAGCAGTCACTTTCCTGGTAGGGTTCTTCACTGTTGACAACCTCAAATGGGGGCTCCTGTTCCGGGATTACCTTACCATGGTGGGCTTGAACCTGCTTTGCACGGTAATAGTGGTTGCCGTGTATGAGGGTATCTACTATATTGAGAACTGGAAAAAATTATATGATGAATCGGAACAGCTGAAAAAGATCACGCTCAACAGCCAGTTCCAATTCCTGAAAGAACAGATCAAACCACATTTCCTGTTCAATAGCCTCAATACCCTTACCTCCCTGATCGGCACAGATCCGGAAAGGGCTGAACAATTCGCAGTGGAAATGTCTTCCGTATATCGTTACCTGCTTACCAACCAGGATAAGGAACTCTCAACGGTGAAGGAAGAACTGGATTTCCTTCATTCCTATATACATTTATTGAAGACCAGGTTTGCAGACTCCCTGCAAGTAAACATCAGGATCCCGGAAAGGGAATACCAAATGCTGATCCCTCCCTTGGTATTGCAATTGCTGGTAGAGAATGCCGTCAAGCATAATATCGTTTCCAGGGACAGACCCCTTTTTGTTTCCATTGAAACAGACGGGGAACACAGCCTGATCGTGACCAATAATATCCAGCGAAAGGCCAACCCGGAACCTTCGGAAAAGACCGGGTTGAACAACCTTATTACCCGTTACCAGTTATTGAAGATGGACAACCAACTCTCCATCACCGATAATGACCAGATCTTTAAAGTGGTGTTGCCTTTGATTGAAAGCAGTATTTACCAATCACTGGGGCTTCCCAAAAAGGACCCGGCTAATTTCCCAAACCAAGCATCATGA